From one Lactiplantibacillus paraplantarum genomic stretch:
- a CDS encoding amino acid ABC transporter ATP-binding protein: MLELKNITKSFGTRTIIKNLNLTVKDGEILSIVGPSGAGKTTLLRCITGLEKVNAGEFLVDGQPFDPYTNRSNDSVIGVVFQNFELFPNLTVMQNITLAPTTVLKQSAAAAEEQAQTLLDRLDLGDHADQYPYQLSGGQKQRVAIARALAMKPNVLCYDEPTSALDPNLRQEVEKLILGLKADGMTQIVVTHDLTFAENIADEMFHVEPTNKQ; the protein is encoded by the coding sequence ATGTTAGAACTCAAAAATATTACAAAAAGTTTTGGTACGCGAACGATTATTAAGAATTTGAATTTAACCGTAAAAGATGGTGAGATTCTGAGTATTGTGGGTCCTTCTGGTGCAGGTAAGACGACGTTATTGCGTTGTATTACGGGACTTGAAAAGGTCAATGCCGGTGAATTTTTAGTCGATGGGCAACCATTTGACCCGTATACTAATCGGAGCAACGATAGTGTTATCGGCGTCGTTTTTCAAAATTTTGAACTGTTTCCAAATTTAACGGTGATGCAAAATATTACCTTAGCACCAACAACGGTATTAAAGCAGTCGGCTGCGGCCGCCGAAGAACAGGCTCAGACGCTATTAGACCGGTTGGACTTAGGTGATCATGCTGACCAGTATCCATATCAGCTATCTGGGGGGCAAAAGCAGCGAGTCGCCATTGCCCGAGCGTTAGCAATGAAGCCGAATGTTTTATGTTATGATGAGCCAACCTCGGCACTTGATCCGAACTTACGGCAAGAAGTTGAAAAGTTGATCTTAGGTTTAAAAGCTGATGGTATGACCCAAATCGTGGTCACTCATGATTTGACCTTTGCTGAAAATATTGCGGATGAAATGTTCCACGTTGAACCAACCAATAAGCAGTAG
- a CDS encoding amino acid ABC transporter permease: MHYILEILPSLLSGAIMTLKIFIWTLIGSLPLGLVVGLGLMSNFKPLQWLLHFYVWLMRGTPLLLQLIFVFYGLPLIGIVFPRYYAALFAFILNYAAYFAEIFRGGLQSIDNGQYESARVLRLSYWQTIRKIVIPQVIKIVLPSVGNEVINLVKDSSLVYVIGLGDLLRAGNVATARDVTLVPLVLVGVIYLALTAVTTFVLGRVEKHYSYWK, from the coding sequence ATGCACTATATTTTAGAAATTTTGCCATCATTACTATCAGGTGCCATTATGACACTGAAAATCTTTATTTGGACCTTGATTGGGTCACTACCGTTAGGGTTAGTTGTTGGTCTCGGACTAATGTCTAATTTCAAACCACTGCAATGGTTGTTGCACTTCTACGTGTGGTTAATGCGGGGGACGCCGTTACTGCTACAATTGATTTTCGTTTTTTATGGTTTACCGTTGATTGGAATCGTCTTTCCTCGTTATTACGCGGCGTTGTTCGCATTTATCTTAAACTACGCGGCTTACTTTGCGGAAATCTTCCGGGGGGGCTTACAGTCAATTGATAACGGTCAGTATGAAAGTGCCCGGGTTTTGCGGTTGAGTTATTGGCAAACTATTCGTAAGATCGTAATTCCCCAAGTGATTAAAATTGTTTTACCGTCAGTGGGTAATGAAGTGATTAACTTAGTCAAAGATTCTTCGTTAGTTTATGTCATTGGTTTAGGGGACTTATTACGAGCTGGTAACGTAGCGACAGCGCGAGACGTCACCTTAGTACCCTTAGTGCTAGTTGGGGTCATTTACTTAGCACTGACAGCCGTGACAACGTTTGTCCTTGGACGAGTTGAAAAACACTACAGTTACTGGAAATAG
- the minD gene encoding septum site-determining protein MinD, whose translation MGKAIVITSGKGGVGKTTTTANLGTALALMGKKVCLVDLDIGLRNLDVILGLDNRILYDIVDVVAGRAQLRQALVKDKRFDDLLFLLPAAQNADKDSLNPDQVRTIVDELKPDFDYVLLDCPAGIEQGFMNAIAGADAAIIVSTPEISAIRDADRVVGLLEQYPLAEAPKLVINRIRTRMMQDGETMDIDEITHHLSIDLLGIVFDDDAVIRTSNNGEPIVLDPKNPASQGYRNIARRIEGETVPLMNLDTPKPGVWSRIAGIFHRNK comes from the coding sequence ATGGGAAAAGCAATTGTCATCACCTCTGGTAAGGGTGGGGTCGGTAAAACGACCACAACGGCCAATTTAGGGACGGCCCTTGCTTTGATGGGCAAGAAAGTTTGCTTAGTAGATTTAGATATTGGATTACGAAATTTGGATGTTATTTTAGGCCTCGACAACCGGATCCTCTATGATATTGTGGATGTAGTTGCCGGTCGAGCTCAGTTACGACAAGCTTTAGTGAAAGATAAGCGGTTTGATGACTTATTGTTCCTATTGCCAGCTGCTCAAAATGCGGATAAAGATTCGCTTAATCCAGACCAAGTACGGACGATTGTAGACGAGTTGAAACCAGATTTTGACTATGTCTTGCTAGATTGTCCAGCGGGGATCGAACAAGGCTTCATGAATGCGATTGCGGGGGCTGATGCGGCCATTATCGTTTCGACACCCGAAATCTCAGCTATTCGAGATGCGGATCGGGTCGTCGGCTTGTTGGAACAGTATCCGTTAGCGGAAGCGCCCAAATTAGTAATTAACCGAATTCGGACGCGCATGATGCAAGACGGTGAGACGATGGATATTGATGAAATTACGCATCACCTGTCGATCGACTTGCTAGGGATCGTTTTTGATGATGATGCCGTGATTCGGACTTCGAATAACGGGGAACCGATTGTCTTGGATCCTAAAAATCCGGCGTCACAAGGCTACCGAAATATTGCGCGACGCATTGAAGGCGAAACGGTGCCATTAATGAATTTAGATACTCCTAAACCAGGGGTGTGGTCGCGGATTGCTGGAATTTTTCACCGTAATAAATAA
- a CDS encoding septum site-determining protein MinC codes for MQQSVVLKASNDGYELILRQEASFDDIMVDLKVLLDRLQADNTTDKQISFDLDTASRLLTAEQNQKVTQLIQQYPLFSIHKLTANVILTADALAMIERDTVHLVNQIIRNGQVVEITGDVLFFGKIHEGGVLRATGSIFVMGEVNGALEAGYPDHNDAVIVSPLATVPRVRVGELLELVDLEKVVDGTNVVYINDIQALDYQPLQQLKRVRPKLFTRNGGRV; via the coding sequence ATGCAGCAGAGTGTGGTTTTAAAGGCCAGTAATGATGGCTACGAATTGATCTTACGGCAAGAAGCAAGTTTCGATGATATTATGGTCGACTTGAAAGTCTTGTTGGATCGGTTACAGGCCGATAATACGACTGATAAACAAATCTCGTTTGATCTAGATACGGCTAGTCGGTTATTGACGGCGGAACAAAATCAAAAAGTAACGCAGTTGATTCAACAATACCCGTTATTTAGCATTCATAAATTAACGGCTAATGTTATTTTGACGGCGGATGCTTTAGCGATGATTGAACGTGATACGGTGCATCTGGTCAATCAGATCATTCGTAATGGTCAGGTCGTTGAGATTACGGGGGACGTGTTGTTCTTCGGTAAGATTCATGAGGGTGGGGTACTCCGGGCAACCGGCAGTATCTTTGTGATGGGTGAGGTTAATGGTGCCCTTGAAGCCGGTTATCCAGATCATAATGATGCGGTAATCGTCAGTCCCTTAGCGACCGTACCGCGAGTCCGAGTTGGTGAATTGTTAGAATTAGTTGACCTTGAAAAAGTTGTTGATGGGACCAACGTGGTCTACATTAATGATATTCAGGCGTTAGACTACCAGCCGCTCCAGCAATTAAAACGGGTACGACCGAAGCTATTTACTCGAAATGGAGGACGTGTTTGA
- the mreD gene encoding rod shape-determining protein MreD, with amino-acid sequence MRYSRLKIIFPIGLFVALFLDGSISNVFASKLFSYPYASVIHLVLLWIVFAVFLDDRDNLSVGIWSAFVGLVFDWYYTGILGVYMIGLPLVVYLCRQIKPWLDLNFLTLLMIYIINLTILEAFTYIWYTMSHVISSGLADFAVYTLGPTIAVNLAIFVILYYPMRRLYLSVN; translated from the coding sequence GTGCGTTACTCAAGATTAAAGATTATTTTTCCAATTGGGTTATTTGTTGCACTCTTTTTAGATGGATCAATTTCAAACGTTTTTGCTAGTAAACTATTTAGTTATCCATATGCCAGTGTCATACACTTAGTCTTATTGTGGATCGTATTTGCTGTCTTTTTGGATGATCGTGATAATCTATCGGTTGGAATTTGGTCGGCATTCGTGGGCTTGGTATTTGACTGGTATTATACTGGAATTTTGGGTGTTTACATGATTGGTTTACCGCTAGTGGTTTATTTATGTCGGCAAATCAAACCATGGTTGGATTTGAATTTTTTGACGTTACTAATGATTTATATTATTAATTTGACCATTTTAGAAGCATTTACGTACATTTGGTATACCATGAGTCACGTGATTTCAAGTGGCTTAGCGGACTTTGCCGTGTACACGCTAGGACCGACAATTGCGGTCAACCTAGCAATCTTTGTCATATTATATTATCCAATGCGTCGGTTATATCTGAGTGTTAATTAG
- the mreC gene encoding rod shape-determining protein MreC produces the protein MQKFFSNRKLVIAIVVFIISFGLMSVSVAIRDKKSTPPLIQQFGNDVAGAVDRVIAWPVNGLQSATNSVSDLLNTYQENQKLKKQVDQLAQAKVSAQTTRAENKQLRQQLKLNNSLSDYTTVTANVLTRTPSSWMNQLVISKGATAGVKKNMPVMSQKGLIGRVVEVNQTNSKVELISNTSSSSNKFAIQITNSAGKTVNGIISGYDKSSNLLEMGSVTSNVKIKKGDKVVTSGLGGNTPKGLYVGTVASVKQDDYGLASEVEITPAADLSDLTVVTVAEQ, from the coding sequence ATGCAAAAGTTTTTTTCTAACCGAAAACTAGTGATTGCGATCGTCGTGTTCATTATTAGTTTCGGCTTGATGAGTGTCTCAGTAGCCATTCGTGATAAAAAATCGACACCACCGTTAATCCAACAATTTGGTAACGATGTGGCCGGTGCGGTTGACCGGGTGATTGCTTGGCCAGTCAATGGCTTACAAAGTGCGACCAACTCAGTTTCTGATTTGCTGAACACCTATCAAGAAAATCAGAAATTGAAGAAGCAAGTTGACCAATTAGCGCAAGCCAAAGTTAGTGCGCAGACGACACGTGCGGAAAACAAGCAATTACGTCAGCAATTGAAATTAAATAATTCGTTATCCGATTACACGACGGTGACTGCCAATGTCTTGACACGGACGCCTTCTTCTTGGATGAATCAACTCGTGATTTCAAAAGGTGCGACGGCCGGTGTGAAGAAGAATATGCCAGTAATGTCGCAAAAGGGCTTGATTGGCCGGGTCGTGGAAGTTAACCAAACGAATTCTAAAGTTGAATTGATTTCAAATACCAGTTCGTCTTCGAACAAGTTTGCCATTCAAATCACCAATAGTGCTGGTAAAACGGTTAACGGAATTATTTCAGGCTATGATAAGAGTAGTAATCTCTTAGAGATGGGTTCCGTGACGTCCAATGTTAAAATTAAAAAGGGCGATAAGGTTGTGACTAGTGGGTTAGGTGGTAATACACCAAAGGGCCTGTATGTCGGAACGGTTGCCAGTGTTAAGCAAGATGATTATGGACTGGCATCTGAAGTCGAGATCACACCCGCAGCGGACCTCAGCGATTTGACAGTTGTGACGGTTGCTGAGCAATAG
- a CDS encoding rod shape-determining protein — MFGFGTKNIGIDLGTANTIVYVDGKGIVLREPSVVAKNTKTGEIVSVGSEARDMIGRTPASIVAIRPMKDGVIADYDTTVAMMKYFIQKTLGRSNGKPYVMVCVPSGVTEVEKRAVIDATRVAGARDAYVIEEPFAAAIGAGLPVMDPTGSMVVDIGGGTTDVATISLGGIVSSRSIRMAGDKIDDSIIYHVRQKFNLLIGERTAEQLKIDCGSASLEAAEDLEGSTIRGRDLLSGLPKTVEISSVDVSEAIQEVVSEIISAIKETLEETSPEIASDVIDHGIVLTGGGALLKNLSEVIADETKVPVFIANEPLDCVAVGTGESLKSIDVMKKR; from the coding sequence GTGTTCGGATTTGGGACAAAAAATATCGGGATCGATCTCGGTACTGCCAACACAATTGTGTACGTTGACGGCAAGGGCATCGTATTACGGGAACCGTCCGTAGTTGCGAAGAACACGAAGACTGGCGAAATTGTATCAGTCGGTTCTGAAGCACGGGATATGATTGGGAGAACACCAGCAAGTATTGTGGCAATTCGACCAATGAAAGATGGGGTCATTGCGGACTACGATACGACCGTTGCGATGATGAAATACTTTATTCAAAAGACACTTGGCCGTTCTAACGGTAAGCCATACGTGATGGTCTGTGTACCAAGTGGTGTGACGGAAGTTGAAAAGCGTGCTGTCATCGATGCTACGCGGGTAGCCGGTGCCCGGGATGCGTACGTCATTGAAGAACCATTTGCTGCTGCAATTGGCGCTGGGTTACCAGTCATGGATCCAACGGGTAGCATGGTGGTTGATATTGGTGGTGGAACGACGGATGTTGCCACGATTTCATTAGGTGGCATCGTATCAAGCCGTTCAATTCGAATGGCCGGTGATAAAATTGACGACTCAATTATTTATCATGTTCGGCAGAAGTTTAACCTTTTGATCGGTGAACGCACAGCTGAACAACTCAAAATTGACTGTGGCTCTGCTTCCTTAGAAGCTGCTGAGGACTTAGAAGGCTCAACGATTCGTGGGCGTGACCTCTTATCTGGTTTACCAAAAACGGTTGAGATTTCATCTGTAGATGTTTCGGAAGCCATTCAAGAAGTCGTCTCCGAGATTATTTCAGCTATTAAAGAAACCCTCGAAGAAACTTCTCCAGAAATTGCCTCTGACGTAATTGACCACGGGATTGTTTTGACCGGTGGTGGTGCCTTATTGAAGAATCTTTCTGAAGTGATTGCAGATGAAACCAAAGTACCAGTTTTCATCGCGAACGAACCCCTCGACTGTGTTGCCGTTGGGACGGGTGAATCACTCAAGAGCATCGACGTTATGAAAAAGCGATAA
- a CDS encoding JAB domain-containing protein — protein MTVISEEQLPTIQVRELVRAYFTTFLPRDAVSAATQAFEREYPLEDAVEWLHESSENPLWHGLIIALRCGQLLPRPSRLILGQVYGSEQLGAVLARDFANLEQEQLQLLCLDTKNQIIKRQVIFQGTLNSCPAQPREIIKVALTTLTARIVIAHNHPSGDVTPSKKDVEFTKRLQLACEVVGLPLLDSFIIGVTDYFSFAEQGLLNCNTDS, from the coding sequence ATGACGGTTATTAGTGAAGAACAATTACCAACAATCCAAGTTCGTGAATTAGTGCGGGCCTACTTTACAACATTCTTACCAAGGGATGCGGTCAGTGCTGCTACGCAAGCCTTTGAGCGTGAGTATCCACTCGAAGACGCTGTGGAGTGGTTACACGAATCATCAGAAAATCCGTTGTGGCATGGTCTGATCATTGCACTTCGCTGTGGTCAGTTATTACCGCGACCGAGTCGTTTGATTTTAGGTCAAGTTTATGGAAGCGAGCAGTTGGGAGCTGTGTTAGCCCGAGATTTTGCTAACTTAGAACAGGAGCAGTTACAATTATTATGTCTAGATACTAAAAATCAAATTATCAAGCGGCAAGTTATCTTTCAAGGGACTCTTAATAGTTGTCCAGCGCAGCCACGGGAAATTATTAAGGTGGCGCTGACAACGTTGACAGCCCGCATCGTGATTGCACACAACCATCCGAGTGGGGATGTGACGCCGTCGAAAAAAGACGTTGAATTTACAAAGCGGCTACAACTAGCTTGTGAAGTCGTCGGGTTACCACTTCTGGACAGCTTCATTATCGGTGTAACCGATTACTTCAGCTTTGCCGAACAGGGGTTGTTAAATTGTAATACGGATTCGTAA
- a CDS encoding bifunctional folylpolyglutamate synthase/dihydrofolate synthase has translation MIETYSAALAFIHGRTQFKKAPTLSRMRQFLHELGDPQLKVTGIHVAGTNGKGSTVANLRELFMADGLTVGTFTSPFIVRFNERISVDGIPISDEELVSLVQRIQPVVTKLDATLPSGGPTEFEIITAMMFLYFASQPIDIAIVEVGLGGLYDSTNVWTPVVSVVTTIGYDHMQILGHTLTAIATQKAGIIKTQVPVVVGKLPAEAQAVMVTTAKKQQAPLQTLGVDFRTKLLPPQGWQERFNFDGLDEHFKDLTTPLLGDYQVDNAAVAIAAYLTYHQRVQVPVVVRDVKTALAKTRWPGRFERLNQEPLIMIDGAHNEPAITELATTLSERFGQQTVYVIFAVLADKQHRQMIQTLGALPNVRLRLTQFEGPNAKRQATDPAMLADEMPGGRTAEIFDHWQTALMQTLQEMSSEDALLLTGSLYFISEVRAYFKDNDDQTTD, from the coding sequence ATGATTGAGACTTATTCGGCAGCGCTGGCATTTATTCACGGCCGAACGCAATTTAAAAAGGCCCCGACGCTCAGTCGGATGCGCCAATTCTTACACGAGTTAGGCGATCCACAGTTAAAAGTAACCGGAATCCACGTGGCCGGGACCAATGGTAAGGGCTCAACAGTTGCTAATTTGCGCGAATTGTTCATGGCGGATGGGTTAACGGTGGGAACCTTTACGTCACCATTTATTGTGCGCTTCAATGAACGGATTAGTGTTGATGGGATCCCGATTAGCGATGAAGAACTAGTCAGCTTGGTACAACGGATTCAACCGGTCGTTACTAAGCTTGACGCAACATTGCCAAGTGGGGGACCGACAGAATTTGAAATTATAACGGCGATGATGTTCCTGTACTTTGCGTCACAGCCCATTGATATTGCCATTGTTGAAGTCGGTTTGGGTGGTCTGTATGATTCTACCAATGTCTGGACACCCGTAGTTAGTGTGGTTACGACAATTGGTTATGATCACATGCAGATTTTAGGTCATACGTTGACGGCCATTGCAACTCAAAAAGCAGGAATTATAAAAACGCAGGTGCCAGTAGTCGTCGGTAAGCTACCCGCTGAGGCGCAGGCAGTGATGGTTACAACGGCGAAGAAGCAACAAGCGCCGTTGCAGACGTTGGGAGTGGACTTTAGAACCAAATTATTACCGCCTCAAGGTTGGCAAGAACGGTTTAACTTTGACGGTTTAGACGAACATTTTAAGGACCTGACCACACCACTGCTTGGAGATTATCAAGTTGATAATGCGGCAGTAGCCATCGCGGCTTATTTGACTTATCATCAACGGGTCCAGGTCCCCGTGGTAGTCCGTGACGTCAAAACAGCTTTGGCTAAGACGCGATGGCCCGGTCGCTTTGAGCGATTGAATCAGGAGCCACTGATTATGATCGATGGCGCCCATAATGAGCCGGCGATAACGGAACTCGCGACCACCCTGAGTGAGCGTTTTGGGCAACAAACTGTTTATGTCATCTTTGCGGTTCTAGCGGATAAACAACATCGGCAAATGATACAGACGTTAGGAGCGCTACCTAATGTCCGCTTACGGTTGACTCAATTTGAAGGCCCTAATGCCAAGCGTCAAGCCACTGACCCCGCAATGTTGGCCGATGAAATGCCAGGTGGACGGACGGCTGAAATTTTTGATCATTGGCAGACGGCACTGATGCAGACGTTGCAAGAAATGTCGAGTGAGGATGCGCTGCTACTGACAGGTTCGTTGTATTTTATTAGTGAGGTGCGGGCCTACTTTAAAGATAATGATGATCAGACTACCGACTAA
- a CDS encoding valine--tRNA ligase gives MSEEPTTDMPTKYDPTAVEAGRYQTWLDQDLFKPSGDKQAKPYSIVIPPPNVTGKLHLGHAWDTTLQDIIIRQKRMQGFDTLWLPGMDHAGIATQAKVEAKLREQGISRYDLGREKFIQQVWDWKDEYASIIKQQWAKMGLSLDYSRERFTMDDGLSDAVKKVFVDLYNKGLIYRGEYIINWDPQARTALSDIEVIHKDDKGAFYHVKYPFADKDYTFNGKHYIEIATTRPETMMGDTAVAVNPSDDRYKELVGKKVILPLAEREIPIIADAYVDPEFGTGMVKITPAHDPNDFKVGNRHDLKRINTMNDDASMNANAGKYEGMDRFEARKAMVKDLEDQDLMINIDPIVHSVGHSERTGVQVEARLSTQWFVKMKPLAEQALKNQKTDNKVEFVPDRFEDTFNQWMDNVHDWVISRQLWWGHRIPAWYNKTTGETYVGVDGPKDPENWEQDPDVLDTWFSSALWPFSTMGWPNTDAEDFKRYFPTDTLVTGYDIIFFWVSRMMFQSLEFTGKRPFKHVLLHGLIRDEQGRKMSKSLGNGIDPMDVIEKYGADALRWFLSNGSTAGQDVRFSYTKMDAAWNFINKIWNASRYVIMNLGTMAKPELPAASDWTLADKWILSRLNATVKQVTTTFDKFDFGEAGRALYNFIWNDFCDWYIEMSKEVLTGDDAQAKANTQNVLAYVLDQILRLLHPIMPFVTEKIWLSMPHVGESLVVAAYPVDHPEFDDETAESDMASLIELITAVRSIRAEANAKMLSAVDLLIKTDNTRLQAVFKANEDYIQRFAHPKTLSIGADVAAPKLAMTQVISDAEVYIPLAELVDLDEEVKKLEKEQAKFESEVARATKKLGNERFVANAPEDVVNSEKEKLADNQTKLVALKQRLVDIKAQA, from the coding sequence ATGTCAGAAGAACCAACGACTGATATGCCAACTAAGTATGATCCGACCGCCGTGGAAGCGGGCCGTTATCAGACTTGGTTAGACCAAGATTTATTTAAGCCTTCGGGCGACAAGCAAGCTAAACCATATTCAATTGTGATTCCACCGCCAAATGTTACGGGTAAGTTGCATTTAGGCCATGCCTGGGATACCACATTACAAGATATTATTATTCGTCAAAAACGGATGCAAGGCTTTGACACCTTATGGTTACCAGGGATGGACCATGCCGGAATCGCCACGCAGGCGAAGGTTGAAGCCAAACTGCGCGAACAAGGGATCAGCCGTTATGATCTTGGCCGTGAGAAGTTTATTCAACAAGTTTGGGATTGGAAAGACGAATACGCGTCAATTATCAAGCAACAGTGGGCCAAGATGGGACTGTCATTAGACTATTCTCGTGAACGGTTCACCATGGATGATGGTCTTTCCGATGCGGTTAAGAAAGTCTTCGTTGATCTTTACAACAAGGGCTTGATTTATCGTGGTGAATATATCATCAACTGGGATCCTCAAGCACGGACGGCCTTGTCTGATATTGAAGTGATTCATAAGGATGATAAGGGTGCGTTCTACCACGTCAAGTACCCATTTGCTGACAAAGACTATACTTTCAATGGTAAGCATTACATTGAAATTGCCACGACCCGTCCTGAAACCATGATGGGCGATACCGCCGTTGCGGTTAATCCGAGTGATGACCGTTATAAGGAATTGGTTGGCAAAAAAGTCATCTTGCCATTAGCCGAACGTGAAATTCCAATTATTGCCGATGCGTACGTTGATCCAGAGTTTGGAACTGGGATGGTGAAGATCACGCCCGCCCATGATCCGAATGACTTTAAAGTCGGCAATCGGCATGACTTGAAGCGGATTAACACCATGAATGACGATGCCTCAATGAATGCCAACGCGGGTAAGTATGAAGGTATGGACCGGTTTGAAGCCCGTAAAGCGATGGTCAAGGATTTGGAAGACCAAGATTTGATGATTAACATCGACCCAATTGTGCATAGTGTTGGGCATTCAGAACGGACTGGCGTTCAGGTTGAAGCGCGCCTGTCAACACAATGGTTTGTTAAGATGAAGCCACTTGCTGAGCAAGCGTTGAAGAATCAAAAGACTGATAATAAGGTAGAATTTGTGCCTGATCGGTTTGAGGACACATTCAATCAATGGATGGATAATGTTCATGATTGGGTTATTTCACGGCAACTCTGGTGGGGACATCGGATTCCGGCCTGGTATAATAAGACGACCGGTGAAACGTATGTCGGTGTTGATGGGCCAAAAGATCCAGAAAACTGGGAACAGGATCCAGACGTGTTGGACACTTGGTTCTCAAGTGCACTCTGGCCATTTTCAACGATGGGCTGGCCAAACACTGATGCGGAAGACTTTAAGCGTTACTTCCCAACGGATACGCTGGTTACCGGCTATGATATTATCTTCTTCTGGGTATCACGGATGATGTTCCAGAGTTTGGAATTTACTGGCAAACGACCATTTAAGCACGTACTCTTACACGGTTTAATCCGTGATGAACAAGGTCGTAAGATGAGTAAGTCGCTCGGTAACGGGATCGATCCAATGGATGTGATTGAAAAGTATGGGGCCGATGCGTTACGCTGGTTCCTATCCAACGGCTCGACGGCTGGACAAGACGTGCGGTTTAGTTACACGAAGATGGATGCTGCCTGGAACTTCATTAACAAGATTTGGAACGCCAGTCGTTACGTTATCATGAATCTGGGTACCATGGCCAAACCGGAATTACCAGCTGCCAGTGACTGGACGTTAGCGGACAAGTGGATCTTAAGTCGCTTGAATGCAACGGTCAAACAAGTGACGACCACCTTTGATAAGTTTGACTTTGGTGAAGCTGGTCGGGCCCTATATAACTTTATCTGGAACGATTTCTGTGACTGGTATATTGAAATGAGTAAGGAAGTCTTGACCGGTGATGATGCGCAAGCTAAGGCTAATACCCAAAATGTGTTAGCGTATGTCTTGGATCAAATCTTACGGTTATTGCACCCAATTATGCCATTTGTGACCGAAAAGATTTGGTTATCGATGCCACACGTTGGTGAATCCTTAGTGGTGGCCGCTTATCCCGTTGACCATCCAGAATTTGATGATGAGACGGCTGAAAGTGATATGGCTTCACTTATTGAATTAATTACGGCCGTTCGGAGCATTCGAGCAGAAGCTAACGCGAAGATGTTATCAGCGGTTGACCTATTAATTAAGACGGACAACACCCGGTTACAAGCCGTTTTCAAAGCTAATGAAGATTATATTCAACGGTTTGCCCACCCGAAGACACTCTCAATTGGCGCTGACGTGGCTGCACCGAAGCTGGCGATGACGCAAGTGATCAGTGATGCGGAAGTTTACATTCCGTTAGCTGAACTGGTTGACCTCGACGAAGAAGTCAAAAAACTTGAAAAAGAACAAGCTAAATTTGAGAGCGAAGTCGCACGGGCGACGAAGAAGTTAGGTAATGAACGCTTTGTTGCCAATGCCCCTGAAGATGTCGTTAATAGTGAAAAAGAAAAGTTAGCGGATAATCAAACCAAGCTAGTAGCCTTGAAACAACGCTTAGTTGATATTAAGGCGCAAGCTTAA
- the tpx gene encoding thiol peroxidase, with the protein MQVLFHDQALDLVGEPLQDGDQLPKFKVFTTHDEKIKTKDLLGKPVLLSVMPDIDTRVCSIQTKKFNQQADKYPHVQFLAISNNAVADQAGWCAKEGVKNLTVASDEELSFGYATNLYLPNNGTLTRAIYVADAAGKIVYHEIVPDVSHEPNYVAALDALKQFE; encoded by the coding sequence GTGCAAGTATTATTTCATGATCAAGCGTTAGACTTAGTCGGTGAACCGTTGCAAGATGGTGACCAATTACCGAAGTTCAAAGTATTTACCACCCATGATGAGAAAATTAAGACCAAAGACTTATTGGGCAAACCAGTCTTATTAAGTGTGATGCCAGATATTGATACGCGCGTTTGTTCTATTCAAACGAAGAAGTTCAATCAACAGGCTGACAAGTACCCCCATGTTCAATTCTTAGCCATTTCCAATAACGCGGTTGCGGATCAAGCTGGCTGGTGTGCTAAGGAAGGTGTTAAGAACTTAACGGTGGCTTCTGACGAAGAATTATCTTTTGGTTACGCAACGAATCTTTACTTGCCCAATAATGGTACTTTGACGCGAGCGATTTACGTTGCTGATGCGGCCGGTAAAATCGTTTATCATGAAATCGTGCCAGATGTTAGTCATGAACCAAATTATGTGGCGGCCCTCGATGCTTTAAAACAATTCGAATAA